The following proteins come from a genomic window of Sorghum bicolor cultivar BTx623 chromosome 3, Sorghum_bicolor_NCBIv3, whole genome shotgun sequence:
- the LOC110434104 gene encoding glycine-rich RNA-binding protein 4, mitochondrial-like: MTPRVLLSRLRLTPLLHDGHHLRRPFSAAAAKLPDELPPGAPPPTSDSRLFVAGLSWSVDERSLTDAFSSFGTVTEVRIMYDKNSGRSRGFGFVHFSNDHEAKCAKDAMDGKVMLGRPLRISFALGKVRGASVIVPRLSTVK; encoded by the exons ATGACGCCTCGGGTGCTCCTCTCCCGCCTGCGCCTCACCCCTCTCCTCCACGACGGCCACCACCTGAGACGCCCTTTCTCCGCCGCTGCTGCCAAACTACCTGACGAGTTGCCTCctggcgcgccgccgccgacctCCGACTCCAGGCTCTTCGTCGCCG GGTTGTCGTGGTCCGTGGATGAGCGCTCCCTCACGGACGCCTTCTCCTCCTTCGGCACCGTCACTGAAG TTAGAATAATGTATGACAAAAACTCTGGAAGGTCAAGAGGCTTTGGATTTGTTCATTTCTCAAATGATCATGAAGCTAAGTGTGCCAAGGATGCTATGGATGGGAAG GTAATGCTAGGGCGGCCATTGCGAATAAGTTTTGCTCTTGGAAAAGTCCGTGGCGCATCAGTTATTGTTCCTCGACTTTCTACG GTGAAATGA
- the LOC8056160 gene encoding uncharacterized protein LOC8056160, whose amino-acid sequence MAAALWTLVVLSAAVAALATEWRVAATAAAEAANEVLRAHQLPGGLLPAGITAFHHDAATGRFEAQLEAPCTARFEVGLRYNATVTGVISPGQIAAISGVAAQDLFMWFPVHDIKVDIPSSGVIYFNVGVVKKHLPLAVFDAPPACTPDPLLRTVPQRLEDVGEDGLAMGAAASSR is encoded by the exons atggcggccgCGCTGTGGACGCTGGTGGTCCTGTCGGCGGCGGTAGCAGCGCTGGCGACGGAGTGGCGcgtggcggcgacggcggcagcgGAGGCGGCGAACGAGGTGCTCCGCGCGCACCAGCTGCCGGGAGGCCTGCTGCCGGCGGGGATCACGGCGTTCCATCACGACGCGGCCACGGGGCGGTTCGAGGCCCAGCTGGAGGCGCCCTGCACCGCGCGCTTCGAGGTCGGCCTTCGCTACAACGCCACCGTGACCGGGGTCATCAGCCCCGGCCAGATCGCCGCCATCTCGGGCGTCGCCGCGCAGGACCTCTTCATGTGGTTCCCCGTCCACGACATCAAGGTCGACATCCCTTCCTCCGGCGTCATCTACTTCAACGTCGGCGTCGTCAAGAAGCACCTCCCGCTCGCCGTCTTCGACGCGCCGCCGGCCTGCACGCCCGACCCGCTCCTCCGCACCGTCCCGCAG CGGCTGGAGGACGTGGGCGAGGACGGATTGGCCATGGGCGCCGCGGCGTCCAGTCGATGA